The Paenibacillus sp. FSL H7-0357 nucleotide sequence ACGGCGGGCTTTTTTGCGCCTGCTGATACTCTTTCATTTTGCACAACGATTTTTCTCTGCCCGCCTCCCACAGACAGCCTTAGGGGAAATTTAAAGCCTTAGGCAGATCCCATTAACCTGTCCTGGCATTGAGCACTTGGGATACCCGTGTTAAGATGAAAGCTATGATATGGATACATAATGGGAGTGGAAAAAATAGAGATGAGTAAAACCCGCATAATTATTGATTGTGATACCGGCATTGACGACGCATTGGCCATATTATATGCTCTGCGGACTCCAGATGTGGTTGTGGAAGGAATCACCACTGTATTCGGCAATATTGATGTCGCTCAGGCGGCAGATAATACATTGAGGCTGCTGGCCTTGGCCAATCCCGGTTATGAGATTCCCGTAGCCCTTGGCGCGTCCCAAGCGCTCGTCCGCGAGTTGGGCGGCTTCTCGACCCATGTGCACGGTGAGAACGGGATTGGCGGTGTTCAGCTGCCTCCATCGTCTCAGCAGCCGGTGCTGGAAACGTCATCCGAATTTATTGTCCGCCTGGCGGATGAGAATCCCGGCGAGATTGTACTCGTAACGCTGGGACGGTTGACCAACCTGTCGCTGGCGCTTGATCTGGACCCGGCTCTAACCGGGAAACTCAAGAAAGTAGTCGCCATGGGCGGTACCGTCTTTAAGCCCGGCAATGTTACAGCAGTTGCGGAAGCAAATCTGTGGGGAGATCCGGAAGCGGCCGACCGTGTATTCACCTCCGGGCTTCCCGTGCTGATGGTCGGGCTGGATGTTACGCTGAAGACACTCATCACCACAGCGCACCTGGAGCTTCTGAGGCAGTTCGGCAAGGAAGAGAACAAAGCGCTGATTGACTTCATGGACGAATCCTTGAAGTATTATTTTAATTTCTACCGTGAAGCGAATTATCTGATAGGTGGAGCACCGCTGCATGATCCGCTGGCGCTGATGGCCGCGCTGCAGCCGGACCTG carries:
- a CDS encoding nucleoside hydrolase — its product is MSKTRIIIDCDTGIDDALAILYALRTPDVVVEGITTVFGNIDVAQAADNTLRLLALANPGYEIPVALGASQALVRELGGFSTHVHGENGIGGVQLPPSSQQPVLETSSEFIVRLADENPGEIVLVTLGRLTNLSLALDLDPALTGKLKKVVAMGGTVFKPGNVTAVAEANLWGDPEAADRVFTSGLPVLMVGLDVTLKTLITTAHLELLRQFGKEENKALIDFMDESLKYYFNFYREANYLIGGAPLHDPLALMAALQPDLLTCRQMKVRVETRGEHTAGMVVADLRAQPKAGEFIEVAVDVDAERAVGVFLSAFM